In Rhopalosiphum padi isolate XX-2018 chromosome 3, ASM2088224v1, whole genome shotgun sequence, the genomic stretch ACTTAGTCTTCTGTTTTCGAGTTGTATAAGTTTTATCATTTCGGATTCATCATAATTGGACATCACAGGGTGTTCGATTTTAATTAAGACGAGTGCTCGCGGCATAGATGCGTGTGTAAACAAACAGTATTGGGAAAGAACCGATAAACATTCGGGTGAAAGCGGTCGATCAAACTTCGAAGTAAGTGACTATTGCTTTCACTGTTACTATCATCGTTAATTTAAGTCAGTTTATGTGCGGCTAATTAAGTGTCTTTCTGGATCAAGAGGTGATTTTTGGTGCTTCAAAGTCTGCGATATCCGACCCCTACGCCCGCGAaatttttacattgaaaaaCTTCTCCTTTTATCCCTACAAGCCAGGCAGATGGGGTggaattacttatttattatttttcgacgAAACGAAACAATCCATTATCGGTATTCCCGCATATCCGATGACGGAAACGATGAGGTATAGATACGACGAAAGTTCACCACTGGAAGAAAGCGATTATgttgatatttatacaaaaaaataaaaaaaaatacataaaaacgatatatttaaatataatatatggaaatGGAAATGGAATTTAAATCCACGGGAGGTGCAAACTCGGAGAATGAACGACGGATGAGCGTGGGTGGTGGTAGTGGTGGTTGTGGCGTTGAGTTCTagattaaagaaatattaatttttatttctttcttTTACACGCATACTATATTTGCGAAAAGGATAATGCATTATGTTTTCACATATAAACTCTTCttgtttttttacattgtttattttgtacatactaTATAGGATTCCATTTTGAATACATCGGTTCGATTCTATACCAGGATACACGTGCAGATTTGAAAATTCAAAGGTATATCAATGCGGCCACCCCTCCTAGGTCTATTTTTCTGCTGTCTATGAAGCGAGTCGATTTATTATTAGACAATCCTTCTCACCCCACCCCTTGATGTTTTGAGTCCTTAAGCCATCAAGTTATGCAAGCACCAGCATTCTTCTCCCGCTTCTAAGATAAATGTATCTTATACGTGGTAtggttttctaaataatatcgttggaatatattatttgcaCACGTTATTGTAATACGTTATCgatataaatatcgatacaaCGTAATAAACGCATGTTATATACAggtgcaatttaaatttttccggAACTTATTAACagtacaaattcatatttttaactgataagTGAGAGCTTTAATGGTTAGGAAAATTAGTTgtgcattaattttattacttttaaattggcTCTTAGTTCACTATCCTTTTAAATACCCATATAGAGTATTTTAAGtagttaatattatgtctataattatagttaaaggATGTGTATTGGTATGGTATAACCGAATGAATAATTTGTGAAATTCGATTATAAGTTAGAGTTAGATATAGGACGAGAGTTTAGAAATTGCGTAATGAGGcggtacatttaatattttgtcagTGTAGTGgtacatattattcattagCATACATAACACATACCTTGtactttgttaatattattataaattatcaatgctattataattaattataaagtagTAGGCGCATTTAAGGGGTATAGGGGTTACTGGAGTAATTGCCATAGGCTCCAATTTTAGAACTgagaaaacaaaatatctaCCTAGTGATCAAAACTAGATATAAGCGgtgattatgtaaatatattttgtttggttAGGCAACTTATTGATTTTGAGTGTGtctcgtcattgagtaggtcatGCAGTGATGacagtattaaatttgaatttaataataaatcattatatacttCCGAAAAATAATTCATGGAGACGGTTTGTCAGTTTCctatttttaagtacattttataataactttatttatataagttttcaaggtttatttatttatgtttttaattagaaatgtaGTAAGTaggtttaaactaattttagataaaattaacgaatttattgatctaataattttaattttaattcccatactatattatattatgtaatattgttataaattttaaagtaaaagttACACCATGTATCGTAAACGGTATAAATAGCAAAATAAGTTtgtggtattatatataaaatatgttgaaaatttcactgtgcatagaaaataaataatatacgtaaacataattagttaaatattttaaatctttacgataaatattttttaaattacaataaccaaataattaaaatcgttacGAAtgaaaaatcatacatttttatccaAGTATacaatgttttcaaatttaaacttcaatacctataaaaaaagttgtgatcttgtattatttaattactgttCGAGGAACTTTAGAGGAACCTATTATGTTGCTTTTGATAAATCATGTAAATAGtagttatagtttaaattttagacatatataaaatatattattatttaatttttacaatatatatttaatattgcatGTATTAACTGAAGATACGTTACAGATAGAAGTGTAATACCATTTTATCAAAAGAAATTAGAACTATAGTGTTGAACCTGCATGGCACATATAATGCCTAAATTTAACAACTATTACAAGAATATTAAATGCATTGTCAgaataaagtacataatatgttaatatgttatagttataatgttatatataatcaatttattaactatataataacataataagtatttatatacatggtGTTAGAGTTGTTAGACAGTGAGAGAGATACATGCAATGATGTCTACAATCCACAGAAAAAAAGCTTTCACGATAATGTTTTCCAAGTTAAGACaacttaatgattttttttgccTACGAAATACGGGCGCAAATATTGTCAACCAATTAATAATGACGAAAACGatgaataatgaaatatttacattacaatTCACAAAACATGACGTTCTCGATGCATTGACTTTCGAGGCCTCGTTTTTACAGCGACTTTCgtttacaaattttaactttaaaataatatttgtcatcaaaacttcaaaaaaatattaaggtgaacggcaatatattatatagagacaacaaatttaaatacgatTCAAAATTCAGTTATATACATCCACTTGACAATTGTGTGCCGCCGAGTACCAACAGGAACgatcaaatttatatataaaatgagcGACAATACGTGCTAGTGTGTAATATCATCTTAGTAACAAtgtttatctgaaaaaaaaacataatttaaaaaatgttttttatcagATATTAATGTCAGTAACGTATAATtgtcataaaatatgatatccTAATGGCTAATACCTAATACACATGGTATATACTGTGATGATCAGGGTTGTGGGaatgatttatgataattatcCAATAAGTTTGAATTCGCTAAATtgcattactatttatttatttattattattattattattataataaatacagtaaatttCCGTTACAATgaataccaatacaacgaaaaatcccgttataacgaaagttATAAAAGTCCCCTGCcgaaaagcagggcttataatgagcttattcgaattttcgttacaacgaaatttccgttataacgaaaaaaaagtttagttcCCTGGAGTTCGTTGTGACGGgattttacagtataataatattcgtcatattgtgttttaaaattattattatttaatattagcagtGGTGAATATACCACAACTCGAATTGTACATGTATGGCGTATACCTCTTTGATAACTatctctaaaatataaaaaacacacatacCTGCATATAGAACAtagactataatagtataatatgtatattgatatatttcaaattgattttttcaatttcactTGAATACAATGCATTTCCtattcgtgtataatattatattctataattctctgtatttctttattttatgtaataaacaaaaatacgcGTGAgaacattttgaattatatttgatacaaaaaaaaaaaaaaattaaacactcGATTCCATACGAATCGaacatttgaacataatatgcgTGTTGCTTTGTATAATGACggttagtattattaaaatgacataATAAAATCGTgttaaatgtgtgtgtgttggTCTGTGTGCGCAGCGATCGTGGACAGCGTTACGATCACGGACCAGAGGGTGCCGAGTGCGGTTCTGAACGGTACCGAGTACGTCGTGTTAGACTGCGTGTACAAGGTGAAACCGGAAGAAGCCGAGGGGCTGGTGATCACGTGGTATTTCAACAACAGCCCCAGCCCCGCTTACCAGTGGATACAGGGCCAACCGCCCCGGGCCATCGGTCCGCTGAAAAACCACATCCGATTGGGCTACGCCGCGCCTACCGACGACGCGCTGGCCAAATACCGCGCACTGTACATCATCAGGCCGACCACCGGGCTGACCGGCAACTACAAGTGCGTCGTGTCTACGTACAACGACGAGGACTTTATGATTAAGAAGATGATTGTTTACGGTGAGCGAacgattttaacgattttataatagtatgtgtAGTCAACGCATCCACCGTTACTCAGCGTGAAGGGGGGGGGGGCGACTCTGTCACCGAACAAATCGAAAACGATTTGTAtggtttacaatttttttttggtttttttttacaatcaaaTTTTTCGATTCTACGCAAACGCTAATGAACGATTGATGTGATTCCTATACATGATATTTatcgtacaataattattatattatatattattgaatctgAACATTATAGACCGTGGAAAGTAATTCACTtgtaaatatcgaaaatacaacattttttggTCCACTTATTTTCTTTCGAATATTTTCGTTTCCTTTAAGAATAGGAAACCCATTGAACTCGTGTTGCGAgctttataatcaattttattattactctaaTACGTGACTCTTGATTCAAAAATGCTTGACATTGGCTTCGTATTTTTTCACCAAGTGTACCTTCTATCTGCGTACCTTATATTTAcggtttgaattaaaaaaaaaattcattcacTCTACTATTGTGTTCAAAAATCACTTCTTTTCAAACCGTTACAATGTGTTTAGCTACTCGGCATCACAAAGATCTATTAGTTCCATTCGTTTATAAcagttaatatgtattatagtaatatgtaaaacattattaccgtataaaaaaattttataaataagataacACTATTATCCTTCATATTAACTATAAGAATTATAATCAttcgtaaatataatacatttcttaTAGTCGTATGTAAAAGTCTGTATTAAATTAAGGTAATcttcaatcataatattgttatcacaaATTTCATTTAATACTTCCTATCAGAcattcacatttatttattattctctcagtaatttttgatattctatTCCAGTCTAatgattaagttaatttttttaacaaccaaGTGTGTgagacaaatttaaaatttaaaacactgaaataatattattttaagtacctgTATAAAAAGTgaacaaaatatcaatatactcgaacttaatttatcaaaaatagtgacttaaatattaattaaatttgattttttttttatctaataatttaatttacattattgcaTTCTAGAATTTGTACTACTGTTCTAATGTTATGgatgttatgatatattatcgaaacataaattattatgtaaaactattgcccagaaattttaaactttttttttaaattaattaaatcatttgacACCCTATTTTTACAGGTTTaggaattcaaataaatatttagttaaaaaaatatttagtaaacatattcaaatacttttagaatatttattttattatactttgtatAAGGTCTATGAATTTATGTTAGTTTTGGGTTAGTTGAAAATCATGATTCATATGATTACTACATCGTCTACATCAACAtatgaaatatacaaataaatattgtattaattattatactatgataaatattaataccgtaaaaattatacaaataaatcgaTTTGAACAattttcacaaattaaaaaccattttatgtGTTcaggaataaatattttttaatgaataagaaaaattattcagtatacaaattatattcatacagtcagaggtaaataaaatatataattttttgtaatggAAATTTGAAGCCGAAAAGCCATGTATCTAAGTATATTTTcttttcaactataataatatatcattcaattttttaactaccCATCGCTCACGATTCTCAAATTTACTGTCATTTTatgactaattaatttttttgtaggtTACTTTAATCTTTTAATCTAAAAActgataaaattaaagaataagtTGGTTTCTGAAATTTCTCAATAAATCTAACATGGTTAGTTAGGAATTAATTTGATGAAAACAATAACTTAAGTTGGAATTAAGTTAGATGTTAGTTTTTTATAgttcaaaagtatataatataattttatatatgcaCCACCACtaaaacaatttcattttaCCACCTTCACTgtagtattgtattaaatattgggtaaagaaatataatagaaatttaCCTATCATCACAAAATACtgacttttataattaattattaattattatccaatCAGCAGTCACCAGTGTTATGGAACATTGGGATTTTGGATTTTTGCAGTGATTACAAAACTTACTAATTACTCATTGTTTTTAAGACATTAGATTACATAGTTAGTCTAATAACGCATAAAGTTTCATGCATTCAATTCAACTCACTACGTTAAAAAGTTAGTTTAAAAGTAGCTTTTAAACTTAACTTTAATTTTCTAACTAGTTAGCTTCCAGCCTTGAggcatttgaaaatattctaGGTTTGTGAATAATTCTACAATCTTCGAAGAATTGGACACAAGACGGTATAtcagtaataataaatgttaaacgtataaaattaattattcatattttcggCTTACGATTAGGTATGTGCGTTCTGAACTTTACTACCGAATTCGATCATTGAAATAACATTAAAGCTTAGCTCcctgattatttttttagaacacctaataaaataaaatttcttatacaacaataaaatatatagaaaaatatagatctgtgttctatataatatgatataataggcATACACGAAAATTctcgttttaataatttagacaaaaggttattattacctattttgttACTATACATACAAGTTTATATGCTTTCAAgcctcataatttattaaaattcgttttcaacaaattttcagaaatgatgaatattatgttagtattatataacattcaCCCATTTAGAGTATCAAATTCTATTGATGTTACTTTCGTATAaatcatgtaatatattatttaaatttaattttaaataaccacTAGTTTACGCTAAATGGTTATATGGATATTGTCTATCGTaccatgaataatttattttttttaatttctatctaAAAATtgacgaaaataataaaatataaagtaacattgttatttttgagtatctctatacttattataagaCCTACTCTTTATTCCCGAGATCTGATATATTTGCAAACGTAACACACTTAGTACTTGACAAACGCATAAAgacagttttatttttcaatcggTAGTGTATTCACTCGTTCAGCTgtacactataatactatataatgtattagtttATTTCTATTGATTAATCGTTTATCTATAAAgagtttataaagaataaactCTTATATACGACTCACTCGTGTGTTTTGGATATTTCCCGTAATGCAATAATCGTAGTAGTGCCGTTAACGATATAAACACCTTCATGTTTATATCATGTTTTGGATGTGAAAAACGTCATTTTTGTCTGACGTTCGAGAAAGCTCAGAGTTGAATACACGGATCTATCGGATGATATGCACAGAAATATCATAAAGTACTTAAATTTAGTAGATATGTGGCACCTTGCAATGCCGACATATAACTTGAGCTTTtcgtcattaaaattaaaaaaaaaaaaaaaattatgaaaataacgtatactataataagtataatatattaaatatcaaatcttCTAATTGATTGTACAATTTATGATGTCAAAAGAATTACCAATTTACTCGACCGACCCGTATTATCAGCAGTGTCGCGTTTTGCTATAAAATCGCattagattttaagtgaaacaagaaatgttttagattttacaACTAAAggtatgtgttttttatttgatcGTAAACAGTGCTGTAAAAGTTTTATGGATACAAAATTTGACAGAAATAATCGTAGGTAATGAAACTTTTAAGAATTTTTCAATCATGCCTAAAACGGTGAAAATTTTAGTGAaactagtataatacatttagattttattaaaatgatattttttaatggtgTGATTTCTCTGACAAACTAATTATCGCATTTGATAAACGTGCCAACACAAATTACCTATCTACTCCTAAAACCGACTGCTATGAGATTTCGTTAAACGCGACGTTAAAAAATAGATGTTTTTTCACTCCCGAACATACGTGATAAATTGACAGTATAAACACTGCGAGACACGTATACATGCCTCAGAATTCGAACACCGATTAAATGTCGAAGTCcgaataaaatgtgtattatattatatacatatataggtatacgacaCGTATCGTATCGGAAGCTCAGGAATTCTCAATGTTGACGGGAAATCTTACGATTTCGATTAGACTTGCTTGTATACCGCATTACCACTGCgccgtgtatatacatatatattatcgtgtatAGTATAGCGTGTACAGGTCATTCGATCggaatttcttattatttcagCCGTATATGAGTGAGATTCGCGAGCGTGGTGAAACATGTATATACATGCACACTGCCGAGTGTCGACAACGACGACAACGGCGATGGTTGGATTTGTTTTGGGGGGAAAGACGGCTGCTGTAGCCGTCGCCGTATCCGCTGTTGCCGTCGCTACTGCTGCTGCCACTGCTGCTCCTGCTGCACGGTAGAGTGTTGTTTTCGATTACAAGCTAAAACGTTCGGTTACTTTCCTCCCGAATTTTTGATTGATGGTCTTTTTTGACGTGTGAATCATTCACACTCGCGCCCGTTGTACACACGATACATAgtcataaattgttatataagcttatgtacctacctacgtaCAACGCGGGgggtgacaattttttttaagccaCATCGGACGTAGATGGATAAGCGACGACGGGATACCGCCCCGTGTATACGACGGGTGTGCAGTGGATACTCGCAAGAtagattatgtaaaaaatgaaataaaataataataatgataaaagtaaGAATAAACACGGACCCGTGAAATACCCTGTGGTATACATACGATACGCGTGAACGGTCGTATTATCGCGGTGGTCTGTCGCATGACGCGTGTATACGATTTTGGGGAGGGGGGTATGAGGTCCAGCCCTTGCGATCCGCCAAAGTCGAGGCAAGTgctaatgcattttttattaacGTATTCGATCAAACGGCGAACTTCTGTTATTGCGTTGAAGGgacaattacaattatattgaaatatattataatattacaaaaacaacGCCTGTTCGTTTTaggtttcatattataaatgtaatttattttatactttactacgaataatatttttttgtatgtaggtagggttaattttttgttattattaaggatTTCTAATATGGacataagataatatatacaatatataaataatatttcataatattatatttgagtacaacaatatgaattatagtaattttagatgatagtggtttattttttattctggtAATAATTAGCACCATatacaagtaggtatataaaatagtgcgggtattttttgacgtttctTATTTGCTCAAATGCTAATTTGCAAATCAAATACGTTTTTCTAGTTGTTTGGTTTGTTACCGACTGTCctcttatattttgaattttttttttaaaggtttttaaGCATTTATAAGTAAACCAATTTTTGTTCCATCGTCGTGCCATCTTTtcttcataataaaaaaatacaagtatttatatatgtacaagtTCAAgagttgtttatttaatattttaataaatttaaaaaatagaaaagtcATAAGTTGGAAATATCTCTTGtcgttattgtaataatatacacctataaataataataacaaaaaataataataataaccttacCCTCTAtgcacattatattttacaaattataatggttttcataatatatttcaacttTTATGCATTGGCCATCAccgtgtttataaatattatggcaGACCAATAAAACGCAGAAAAAATAAGGGTGCCAAAGTACACCCTGCGGGCACACCCCAAATAGCATCCCTGTGTTCTTCAAacatcaaacaattttaaatgttggcAAAAACAATGTTTACCGAGATATTCACATGCATACATCATATTTAATCTTTATATTGATACATAGGTACCGTTTGTTTTCCATTTTACAGCGCCTGGCCAACATATGCACATGAAACGCACCAAAGCCAACGACCAAGCCATGGTAAACATATCTTGTACGATTTCCAGAGTATTTCCTATGCCTAAGATGCAAATGTACAAGCTCGAAACAAATGGAACAGAACAcaggtaaattaaatattgcttataataaatacgaacataatttacagtaatttttaaattactaatcgTATCGaagttttagtttatatatttagttcACACATATTAACTCGAAAAAAAGTCGCTTATTggaatttaaagtattattccAGTTTTAGCCCAAAAGTGACTgattaactacaataatattatggatataacataaatattctttaattcTTGATTTTCAATAGTTCAAACGTTAATTTAGATagcgtttaaattaataatatatctttatatatatatatataaattttaatgttgattaattatttgtttattttaactttaaaatacaaaaatggttgaattttataagaattaatatttgttcttttatacaataaaaagtaaGTAAGCTAAattagtgtattaaaaataaattatacatgaaaatataataggtataggaaCAAACTGCTCCAAAAAGCagttttaatacaaacat encodes the following:
- the LOC132924433 gene encoding uncharacterized protein LOC132924433 produces the protein MARSPVTTKLLLGLYSLFYSCTIALDAIVDSVTITDQRVPSAVLNGTEYVVLDCVYKVKPEEAEGLVITWYFNNSPSPAYQWIQGQPPRAIGPLKNHIRLGYAAPTDDALAKYRALYIIRPTTGLTGNYKCVVSTYNDEDFMIKKMIVYAPGQHMHMKRTKANDQAMVNISCTISRVFPMPKMQMYKLETNGTEHRNSSLPIEILDYQNDGAFDVTISTLFSESELPSRTTFFCELIIPSTPYNITKRFVYYPGNTESLSAENAAWSRKLSQTLKFTTIVWLFIVISY